DNA from Aphis gossypii isolate Hap1 chromosome 3, ASM2018417v2, whole genome shotgun sequence:
aatatataatatcaataactgCTATATATCAAGTAGTATTTTggtatagaatttttatatgtaaaacataaaaattacattttatataccatAACGTATAAATGCTTTTatgcttttataaatattgggtttagatatttattattataattgattaaacttatatattttttagccaaaaattaaattaactctattaaattttaaaaggtatttaaattggttttaaaataaattatacattaaataattattgattattaataactccatgagatttattttcaatttagtaTAAGTTAAGacagttaagttaaaatattttatttaactgaaattgtattgatattgtgattaaatatattacttaatcaGTGAATTTCCATGTAATTTGTGCTATATGTGAAGTTAGATGCTGTAgttggtatatattaaaaattattatttaaatttttttttattttaagcatgAATAGCATGAATgtatcgttataattttatattatatgcatttatttttctgtagttgcactatttttttttttttttttgtgtttggtAAAGTTGAATTTGAGATTGTCCACAAAATGCTCGGAACACAATCAAGGTTTGTTCAAAGACCTCAAAATAAACCAGACACTATGACTGAATTAGCTGATATGTTCTACACTTTAGTATTTGGTGACACTGAATTTTCAGTTCCCAGACGATATGTTGATCTTGTGCCCAAAGGTTTAGGTGCTCAGGGCATGGTGGTGTAAGTACTAAGACAATTTTACTAGTACTagatttatctaatttttttattttctctagTGCTGCTATGGACACTATTACTCAACAAAGCGttgcaattaaaaaactatctaGACCCTTTCAAAATGTAACACATGCAAAAAGAGCATATAGAGAGTTCAAACTTATGAAATtagtaaatcataaaaatgtatgtatcaaaaataaaataaaataaaaataattgaaaggtCTGGTGTAAGAAATGGTtatctttatacatttttcaggaagtataaaattaaaaaaatacttgatttTATTGTACCAAACTCTGTATACCAGACAGATATTAGATTATCTAATGGACTGAGATACTTGGTTATGTCACCAATGTTATTCATTAtcagaaaatgtaataactcagttcaaaaagaaataattgctGATATCCGAATATTAATACTAGACttttcaattaattcaattaattatagcCATAAACGATTaatgagaataaaatatttttaattagattattGGTTTACTAAATGCCTTCACGCCACAAAGGACATTAGATGATTTTCAAGATGTGTACTTGGTAATGGAACTGATGGATGCTAATCTATGCCAGGTGATCCAAATGGATCTTGATCATGAACGAATGTCATATCTTTTATATCAAATGTTATGtggtattaaacatttacattCAGCAGGAATTATTCATAGAGTTAGTATTATaaagttgtaaatatttaataccatttttgattaatggctttgattttaataatatatatttattttaggacCTTAAACCtagtaatattgttgtaaaatcTGACTGCACATTAAAGATTTTGGATTTTGGATTAGCTCGAACAGCTGGAACCACATTTATGATGACGCCATATGTTGTTACTAGATACTATCGTGCTCCAgaggtaatattgtattattataaatcataaaataattaatactaattaaattgtattcatgaTTCTGTTTTAGGTAATTTTAGGTATGGGTTATAAGGAAAATGTTGACATTTGGTCAGTAGGTTGTATTATGGGTGAGATGATAAGAGGTGGCGTTTTATTTCCTGGAACTGATCATATAGATCaatggaataaaattataggtaggttaaaatattttcatcagttaaatttaaaatagtacttaccctaataataatataaattaaatatattttttaattatagaacaACTGGGCACACCTTCACAAGAATTTATGAGAAGATTACAACCAACTGTTAGaaattatgttgaaaatagACCTCGTTATCCAGGTTATTCATTTGATCGATTATTTCCTGACGTACTATTTCCGTCAGATTCGTCTGaacataataaacttaaaggtaatattattaattttataatattgaaagaaTTAACTCTAATTTACAGCttatttttcacttaataaattttaaactaaatttaactgatataatattcttgtgTAATATAGCAAGCCAAGCTCGTGACCTTTTGTCTCGAATGCTGGTTATCGATCCAGAAAAGCGTATATCTGTGGACGATGCATTGCTACAtccatatataaatgtttggtATGATGAAAGTGAAGTAAATGCACCAGCACCAGGACCATGGGACCATTCAGTAGATGAACGTGAACATACCGTTGATCAATGGAAAGAACTTATCTATCAAGAAGTCATGGAGTATGATCCAACTACTGCAGCAGCAGCTTCTGCTAATGAACCACAACCAATCCGATAGACTCCACTGGCACAGTTTACCTCCGTCCAATGTCTGACAACTGTGTCataagtatagtattaataaagttGTAGGTATAGTCTTCCATAATTTGAAagtaacttacatttttaattccttTTGAAATGGACGAAATTTCtacaaaaatgaaatcatTATGTAACTATAGCTGtactttataagtaaattttgagAAAACTATCCATgtattggaattttttttacagaaattttcttatgagaaaaaataatcaagataaaacaaattagatattaacggttgtgagttttttttttttttttttgtcatattagaatgttaaaataaaattaagctcgctgtaaatttatataaatatatatataagggcATCCCTATTAATCTGTAAATTAAGGTTTAtacataagtaaattataaaataattatacatagtataaataatgtaaaacctTGACTATTCTCGCCCTTGCAGACCAATTTAAGTCAGAAAGTAACATGtatatgtagttatatttgtgtatgagatatttttttgtttttttctcctAAACTTATGATTGGTAAAAACATTGATCtcaatataaacttattacccattgttttactaaatcaattttaagtaCTACAATTGTATGTATTGATAGAAACAGATAATcttgatttatttgttttattcatttcatATATCTTTAGTCAATTGTTTGTTCaccatcttttaaaattagttgaatttgaattttttgtcaTACTAAATTTTACACGCACAGTTTAAAACTGCATTCATAGGTCTGTAAGGGTAGATTTAAACTGTTGAGATGTTAAGCCTTTTTCTAGAACTAGGCTtattaaatactgtaaaactataaatacctTTGTATTGTATTGCTCATACAATCATGAGCTATGATATTTGtatgaatatcaaaaataataattaaatattatttataatgaaaaaaaaaagtaaataaaaaaaaatagattatgtaattgttattcattGATCAGTAACACAATTAGAGGTAAGTGCATTTTAGTTGTTTACAGTGGCTTACTGACGGGTGGAGCTTAGGGGTTTAATCCTACTGTTCCAACCCCCTCTAAGTAAGACATATATGATTTCTTTTAtggaatattacattaataacaatttatatatatatgtatgtatataaatgaaacCTCCCCTATAAACTAATTCTGTGTATGCCActggttatttaatattcatcttaattaatgaataaaatattttatatttattttttttgtactggTCTAGTTGATCCCTCCCAAAAAAGTTTTCCCCGACCACAGGTTTAGTTGACGCCCACCACTTACATTTCTCATGTTTCGATGTTATAAGATGCATGTACTGCAGATAAAAAAGGTACGaaattttatgcattatatgGAATTCATGTGAAATTCCCTAATTATATAGAACAATGTTTGGTAAAATTAATGctgtaaaataggtataacagCAGGtgccatacataatattatgaagtacCTACCTCAGTTATGTAGTCATCATCGAACAAAAAACATGAATTTCCAACAAATTTTAATCCTGCACAATAATTAATCAgcaataactttttaacaaaacataaatatcattaataaaactagGACTTGATGTGACAATTAAATCAGTATGAAATTGATTTCCAGGTCGTTTACGGTGTCATAAATTGACTACTCATTGATAACTAACAagtattttgagatttacatattataggaaacctataataataatattttattcatcctGTAATGTTCCTAACATCTCACTGACTACTGTCCAAGTTAGCAAGATTTTATTCCATTAAATttcttaacttaaaattgGCCATACTAATTtgggtttaatattataaacaatttaaaaaaagtaggcGAGTGGATACTGTTCTGGTGCACATTACGCATAGAGCGAGTCACTATTATGAATTtgtttaaacacttaaaacttatatttgaattcaatgacaTAGACTTTGTTATTCAAATCATTGATTTTGAAGGGAATCGGTCTATCAACCTTAATTAGTAAGTACATTTcatgttttttgatttttgcctattagttatttattttacttttagtattacaGTAGGTTGAtcgttgatataaatattttcaaaaatattccatttattaaattaataatattttattattgtaatatacatttataacatattcttTCAACTTATGATTCATAATGTATTAACATCTTTCTGTAAATAAGTACTATAAACCAGTAAAAacagttaacattttaaagtaaaaatctaaaatgtcatcgttaaatatgtaatttcatccaaatttaaaatgtctgtaGAAATTAATTGGCTTTATATACTCTAGATGTTATGGTTTCAGTATTAATTGCTCATtagaaatcttgtattaaattttccaacCTAAagcataaaaacaattttttttttttgaaataataatacaaccaatcctaagaataaaaaagacTAGCGTAttgcataatatgaataaattatattacattgaatTATTCTAAGACCGTAGtacttaatatgattttaattaaatcaattttatttttcattatcactcattagtatataattatcacaAATAACTAAGTAAATATCACTAAGTAATCCTGCCAattcatttagtttttaattctttggctgcttttaatttttccatttcTTTTTCAACATAATCTTCTAAATCATCTAATGGCTTGTATTGGTTGTGGACAATTTGTGAACCAAACATCATAGAGGTTATGGCCATTAgtgaaaatttgatataagtagCAATTGATATATTTCCAGACATTAGTCTTCTTCGTTTAATCTGTTTGCAGCTATTTCTTTGGCTTGTTTGCGCTTATACACTTCATAAAAATTCACACCAAATGGACGCCAAGTTATCATCAAATACTCTAGACTAGCACCAGCAACCACGAATATCGGAATAGCtctataaaaattgaagtattcttatttaatgaatatttattttttattgatgaaaaaaaaaaagtatacctGTAATATCCAAATTGTTTGCCAGGTAAACGAAATAGAAATCTACGAATCGAATTTATAATTCTCATTACTGAATTCCTTTAaagcttaaaatttttttatttttacttgagTGCATATCATGCGTATTAGAATcacaataattacctatttccGTTAAGTAGTATAAATAACTACAAATTCACACTATAAAAGTGGATACAAGATAATTATCGGTAGCTAGCAGTTactgtttgtaaaaaataagcgactaacaagtaacaaatataaaagacAAAATTACACGAggctaaaaaagtaaaattaaaaattccaattccCTTATCTTTCCTCATTAACAGATaatgtattatcataataaaagaaGTCCGCGAAATGAAATCCAAATCTTGCCGGTAACCGCCaccattgttaaaattttattgcaaCCGCGGTATACGGGAATTTTTATCAATCTCGATGATGGTGTCACACTTGCGGAATATCCGCAGCgggattttgaatttttgctGTAtcgaaatttatatatttaaatactactgGACACATTACAGCGGAATTTCCAcacggaaaaaataaaattcctaTGGCCGATGTCACACTTGCGGGATATCTGCGGCGGAATAATCGCGACATGtagcgattttattttttccgtgCGGAAATTCTGCTGTAATGTGTCCAGaagtatttaaacatatgAATTTCAATGTTGTGaaaaaaacctaacctaacctgccGCGGAACGACCGCTGCGGATATTCCGCAAGTGTCACACCGGCGAATCGCGGAGAAAATGGCCACGGAAACCTCCCcccacacaaaaaaaaacacactccggaaaaaaagttcaagaaaataaaactgCTATCAttgtaatcttatattatgaaatattttataaactgtggTTGATtgttgattaatgattatacaatggatttacaatcatataacatatttttaataataaataataatattttttaaattattttatcatacaattaattaacagAACATAGGAACAATATATTCACGTTTgaggtaacataataatagttaataattatttgagagATCATAGTCATACggtatgtaggtatgtagaaaaatgtagaacaaaatataaaacaaaccgTTAGTTTTGGATTTACTACTGAGCAACTGCAGAGTActgagttaattatttatgtaggtatctacCATATTACAACAGTCGTAGGTAATAGCCCATAGGTAATATAAGAAAAGGcgcgattaaaatattttgtaaattgtattattgtaataattgtatatttatgtattattgactattgttttgttatttcattataattatatcatttattaatttatatagaaacGATTATCCATATGTGTTCGACTACCAATCGTTACACAAATAAAAGGTTACACCTAAAATCAAGTCtctataatctatactatTAAAGGTGGGACATTTTTTACGTCGACACCTTTTTTCTAGTGTGGCCCTTTTTTTCCGCGATTCCCCCGTAGATATTGTTGAatggcaatattataatattgccatTTTccgcaataaaataaaaattcaatgtaatatttttacaaaatatatacatatctaatatatctataaccgTGATTCACACTCTACatccataattataatacaatggttatattatgttaaattatgatatattattaaatattatttaaataatgtcaatTTCGTACTCTACGTTTGACCATGATTCAtgaaacaatgatttttttttttcattatgccTAATTATTGTGCAATATTCATGAGTCACGTAGCGCTTCAAAAACTCTTTTTAACATTGATATTCCAAATGATTAaagataatgaaataaaaaaacagagGATGCTCTAGCCTCTAAACTAAAAAAGGATTACCtaagtatttacaataagAGCAAACTTCTTTATTGAGTTACATgcattatacaaaaatgtactaatatttttattttgtttattaccaTATGATAATGAGCCACCATAGATAAATATTGAgcgtaaaatactaaaactatcaaaattaGTTACTTCTTAAATGAAGTTCTGTTGTTACgtattgtacttatttttagattttaaattaatttaaaaataaaatttattgttttatagtattctatataattaatattaaatttaattggttttgaaatcatattatgtgaatATGCTTTCCTTGCGaggattataatacatatttattcgtgttttttcttttcttctgCTCATTTGAACTAGTATAGTAGTATagaactatagtctataacaataaaatctaaaaaaaagtacctacctacttattaatttttttcatactttattttgttttttcctttattcagaaattattgtacaatttataaaggaataattgttatattatgcacaaaAGAAgtgaatttaaaagaaatatattagaaaaaataaattcacaacATTTCAGACAAGGCCACGAAGAACTCGTGTGTTGTGTGAAACGTGATAAATGTAAAGTGGCTATCGAATATCAATTAAAGCCCGAAggaactttataaatattctgttGCTGTTTTGTCATTAATacttattcttaattttatataattaatatattaatatattaaattttatttatgttgtcTATGAGTGCAAATagtgtaattcaaaatttaatttttgtaattgaacACGAAAGAGaaatgtacaaaatttaaaataatacaactttgATGATGTATATGTAAACACTAAACTAGATAGCGCTATAACACTGAATACAGCCAAGTCAGCTgacagaataaaaatgtacaataatatttattgtcaaATGGTATTTTGGAATGCATTCTGTGTattctgtttatttttgtttaccttTAAGTATGCCTGTAAATAAAGTACCGAAGTACCGAACGAGTGACTGTCCCATTCTTCATCATATTGCGCAATGCATTTATGCATCCTTAGACTCTAATCGTTGTATTACTTTTagttcataattaaatttgtcgtCATCATATTGAAGTATCtacgtacctatttataaataattttattacaaaacagtGAAAACACAACAGAACTTACAGAACAGTACAGAATACCGTAAATAATatctagatttatttattgttttaatacgtAAATGCTAAAACgtaatattgttgaaattcTACaccttaaaaaacaaaatattttaaaattttaggccGTTAAAAAGTGCAATGAACGTTTACTTGGCGAAGGCTTCAAAGTCTCTCTGTTCCATTAATACATCAGTAATGAGGTAAGAcgctttttaaattcaattttcaatttcatcatTCAATTGTGCAATTAATAATTCCTTTTTAATGGTTGTTCATTTGAATTCAGTTTCAACAGATTCAAAAACGATGGTTTGGGTAGTTTGGGCAGTGGTGCTGGAAAAGGCGGCGGAGGTGGAGGTTCTATCCGAGAAGCTGGTGGTGCTATGGGTGAACGTGAAGCTGCTAACgaagaagaatatttttatataaaggttagttaatttaacaactttagttaaaattatctaacaaaatgtatttttttaaatagcaaCGGCAACAAgttgaacaaattaaaaaggATATTGAATTTCGTAAAGCAGAAatagagaaaaatattgatgaaatcACTAAGGCCAAAGCTAAACTGGACAAgattgttgataaaaattaaaaagtaaacaactATATACttgcctatttttttttctattacataataattatcaaactaagaatatataatatgtatacaaatatttttttacagtaaaactatattcttattcttataaatatacattttgtatttttatttaacctcGGTTGGTGTTTAATttccttatatttatttcaaaacatataaatatgcaaaattaaaatccattaaaaaaataattactctgAAAAAGAACAGAACAAAAATCTTGTTGAATACAATATCC
Protein-coding regions in this window:
- the LOC114128352 gene encoding stress-activated protein kinase JNK isoform X1, coding for MLGTQSRFVQRPQNKPDTMTELADMFYTLVFGDTEFSVPRRYVDLVPKGLGAQGMVVAAMDTITQQSVAIKKLSRPFQNVTHAKRAYREFKLMKLVNHKNIIGLLNAFTPQRTLDDFQDVYLVMELMDANLCQVIQMDLDHERMSYLLYQMLCGIKHLHSAGIIHRDLKPSNIVVKSDCTLKILDFGLARTAGTTFMMTPYVVTRYYRAPEVILGMGYKENVDIWSVGCIMGEMIRGGVLFPGTDHIDQWNKIIEQLGTPSQEFMRRLQPTVRNYVENRPRYPGYSFDRLFPDVLFPSDSSEHNKLKASQARDLLSRMLVIDPEKRISVDDALLHPYINVWYDESEVNAPAPGPWDHSVDEREHTVDQWKELIYQEVMEYDPTTAAAASANEPQPIR
- the LOC114128352 gene encoding stress-activated protein kinase JNK isoform X2, translating into MPHINPRMTSRVSSSIFFTVEVGDTKFTILKRYQNLKPIGSGAQGIVCAAMDTITQQSVAIKKLSRPFQNVTHAKRAYREFKLMKLVNHKNIIGLLNAFTPQRTLDDFQDVYLVMELMDANLCQVIQMDLDHERMSYLLYQMLCGIKHLHSAGIIHRDLKPSNIVVKSDCTLKILDFGLARTAGTTFMMTPYVVTRYYRAPEVILGMGYKENVDIWSVGCIMGEMIRGGVLFPGTDHIDQWNKIIEQLGTPSQEFMRRLQPTVRNYVENRPRYPGYSFDRLFPDVLFPSDSSEHNKLKASQARDLLSRMLVIDPEKRISVDDALLHPYINVWYDESEVNAPAPGPWDHSVDEREHTVDQWKELIYQEVMEYDPTTAAAASANEPQPIR
- the LOC114128353 gene encoding uncharacterized protein LOC114128353, whose protein sequence is MSGNISIATYIKFSLMAITSMMFGSQIVHNQYKPLDDLEDYVEKEMEKLKAAKELKTK
- the LOC114128356 gene encoding ATPase inhibitor, mitochondrial-like, whose translation is MNVYLAKASKSLCSINTSVMSFNRFKNDGLGSLGSGAGKGGGGGGSIREAGGAMGEREAANEEEYFYIKQRQQVEQIKKDIEFRKAEIEKNIDEITKAKAKLDKIVDKN